The following are encoded in a window of Halosolutus halophilus genomic DNA:
- the pstC gene encoding phosphate ABC transporter permease subunit PstC, whose amino-acid sequence MSTPEFSHDDIRSARGAAFRYLFMLCALLSILTTVAIVLTLLVDAIDFFAQVSLVEFLTGTRWSPTNEPVTFGVLPLISGTLVITIGSALVALPIGLLTAIYLSEYASERRRAYLKPALEVLAGVPTVVYGYFALVYVTPALDTFLPLSTFNALSASIMVGIMIIPMVSSISEDAMSAVPDSLRQASYGLGATKFTVSTSVVVPAALSGIFSSFILALSRAIGETMIVAIAAGQTPRMADLTDPAGMFLDSIQTMTAAMVQIGTGDIVGQGVAYKSLFAVGLTLFVITFIMNLISELVASRYREVYR is encoded by the coding sequence ATGAGCACCCCCGAATTCTCTCACGACGACATTCGCTCGGCACGAGGTGCCGCGTTTCGGTACCTCTTCATGCTCTGTGCGCTCCTGTCGATTCTTACGACCGTCGCGATCGTCCTGACGCTGCTCGTCGACGCGATCGATTTCTTCGCACAGGTCTCGCTCGTCGAGTTCCTCACCGGCACGCGGTGGAGCCCGACGAACGAACCGGTCACGTTCGGCGTTCTCCCGCTGATTTCGGGGACGCTGGTCATCACCATCGGTTCGGCGCTGGTCGCGCTCCCGATCGGGCTGCTGACGGCGATCTATCTCAGCGAGTACGCCTCAGAGCGACGGCGAGCCTACCTCAAGCCGGCGCTCGAGGTGCTGGCGGGCGTTCCGACGGTCGTCTACGGCTACTTCGCGCTCGTCTACGTCACGCCGGCACTGGACACGTTCCTGCCGCTGTCGACGTTCAACGCGCTGTCGGCGTCGATCATGGTCGGGATCATGATCATCCCGATGGTCTCCTCGATCAGCGAGGACGCCATGAGTGCGGTGCCGGACTCGCTGCGCCAGGCCAGTTACGGCCTCGGCGCGACGAAGTTCACCGTCTCGACGTCCGTCGTCGTACCGGCGGCGCTGTCGGGGATCTTCTCGTCGTTCATCCTCGCGCTCTCGCGGGCGATCGGGGAGACGATGATCGTCGCCATCGCCGCGGGACAGACGCCGCGGATGGCCGACCTGACCGATCCGGCGGGGATGTTCCTGGACTCGATCCAGACGATGACCGCCGCGATGGTCCAGATCGGGACGGGCGACATCGTCGGGCAGGGCGTCGCCTACAAGAGCCTCTTCGCGGTCGGACTGACCCTGTTCGTCATCACGTTCATCATGAACCTGATCAGTGAACTCGTCGCATCACGCTATCGGGAGGTGTATCGCTAA
- a CDS encoding PstS family phosphate ABC transporter substrate-binding protein, producing MSRDSTASLSTGLGRRDFLAAASVALSGGLAGCTGVFAEEGNQINIAGSSTVFPVTEAIASAFSEEHPTINLSLSKTGTGGGFGNFFCAGRTDINNASRAIADAEVEQCGNNSVTPLEFQIATDALTVVANPNADWVDCLTVEQLREIWRADGAQRWSDIDEEWPDEEFELYGAATTSGTFDYFNEAVLGEEVNHRSDYYATERDRTIVQGVRGSEAAMGYFGFAYYSENPETIKGISIDNGNGCVEPSIETAKSGEYKPLSRPLFIYIAKESLTKPAVRNFARFYLKRAATDLVSDVGYVPVTEEQRDENLEKLEAAIEEVTE from the coding sequence ATGTCGAGAGATTCCACGGCGTCACTGTCGACTGGGCTCGGTCGGCGTGATTTTCTCGCCGCGGCAAGTGTTGCTCTCTCCGGGGGACTGGCGGGTTGTACCGGAGTCTTCGCCGAAGAGGGCAATCAGATAAACATCGCGGGAAGCAGTACTGTCTTTCCCGTGACCGAGGCGATCGCCTCCGCGTTCTCAGAAGAACATCCGACCATCAACCTCTCGCTGAGCAAGACCGGGACCGGAGGTGGGTTCGGGAACTTCTTCTGTGCGGGACGGACCGACATTAACAACGCGAGTCGGGCGATCGCCGACGCCGAAGTCGAACAGTGCGGGAACAATAGCGTCACACCCCTCGAATTTCAGATCGCGACGGACGCGCTGACGGTCGTCGCAAATCCCAACGCAGACTGGGTCGACTGTCTCACCGTCGAACAGCTCCGCGAGATCTGGCGCGCCGACGGTGCCCAGCGCTGGAGCGACATCGACGAGGAGTGGCCCGACGAGGAGTTCGAACTGTACGGTGCCGCGACCACCTCGGGCACGTTCGACTATTTCAACGAGGCGGTCCTCGGCGAGGAAGTGAACCACCGAAGCGACTACTACGCGACCGAGCGTGATCGAACGATCGTTCAGGGGGTCCGCGGTTCGGAGGCCGCGATGGGCTACTTCGGCTTCGCGTACTACAGCGAAAACCCGGAGACGATCAAGGGCATCTCGATCGACAACGGGAACGGCTGCGTCGAACCGTCGATCGAAACGGCGAAATCCGGCGAGTACAAGCCCCTCTCACGACCGCTGTTCATCTACATCGCGAAGGAGTCGCTTACGAAACCAGCCGTTCGGAACTTCGCCCGTTTCTACCTGAAGCGGGCTGCGACGGATCTGGTTTCCGACGTCGGCTACGTGCCGGTCACGGAAGAGCAACGCGACGAGAACCTCGAGAAACTCGAGGCAGCGATCGAGGAGGTGACCGAATGA
- a CDS encoding phosphate uptake regulator PhoU: METRKVQVTGGSTFTVSLPKTWATENGVSSGTTVEFYPEDDALLLTPRSETDRQEGTLDITDIEGERLTRAVMTMYVSGFDIIRLEANRITTDQRSAIRNATHGLVGVEVLEETTDSVVIQDLLDSSELSIVNAVSRMRLIAQSMLEDAVTALIENDDDIAQDVIERDDDVDRLWLVVSRIFRATLRSPRAAEELGVPREDCFDYHSSARQLERVADHAAKISNLALKLDEIPADVADALVALHEDAFDILEKSMDALVAEETEEANRLGHAAREAVIDIDQHTRRIDDMLRELDPVQAQSLGLIVDSLSRSADYGGNIAETALQKAAPRP; the protein is encoded by the coding sequence ATGGAGACGCGAAAGGTGCAGGTAACGGGCGGTTCCACGTTTACCGTCTCACTTCCGAAGACCTGGGCGACCGAAAACGGCGTCAGTTCCGGGACGACGGTCGAGTTTTACCCGGAGGACGATGCACTGTTGTTGACTCCCAGAAGCGAGACCGACCGTCAGGAGGGTACGCTCGACATCACGGACATCGAAGGCGAGCGACTCACCCGGGCCGTGATGACGATGTACGTCAGCGGCTTCGACATCATTCGCCTCGAGGCGAACCGTATCACGACCGATCAGCGAAGTGCGATCCGCAACGCGACGCACGGACTGGTCGGCGTCGAGGTGCTCGAGGAGACCACCGACAGCGTCGTCATCCAGGACCTGCTCGACTCGTCGGAGCTATCGATCGTCAACGCCGTCTCCCGGATGCGCCTCATCGCCCAGTCGATGCTCGAGGACGCCGTCACCGCCCTCATCGAAAACGACGACGACATCGCCCAGGACGTCATCGAGCGCGACGACGACGTCGATCGGCTCTGGTTGGTCGTCTCCCGGATCTTCCGGGCGACGCTGCGGTCCCCGCGTGCGGCCGAAGAACTCGGCGTGCCCCGCGAGGACTGCTTCGACTACCACTCGAGTGCGCGGCAACTCGAACGGGTCGCGGACCACGCCGCCAAGATCAGTAACCTCGCGCTGAAACTCGACGAGATCCCCGCGGACGTGGCCGACGCACTCGTCGCCCTGCACGAGGACGCCTTCGACATCCTCGAGAAGTCGATGGACGCGCTGGTCGCCGAGGAAACCGAGGAGGCAAACCGGCTCGGACACGCCGCTCGCGAGGCGGTGATCGACATCGACCAGCACACCCGGCGGATCGACGACATGCTCCGGGAACTGGACCCCGTCCAGGCCCAGTCGCTCGGACTGATCGTCGACTCGCTCTCCCGGAGTGCCGACTACGGCGGCAACATCGCGGAGACGGCGCTGCAGAAGGCAGCGCCGCGCCCGTAA
- the pstA gene encoding phosphate ABC transporter permease PstA, which produces MAADTHDAPVDSGFGQVSRGKDVAFRLLALAATLVGIVSLATLLTNVAVDAVGWLDWGFLTSPPHPNPYEAGFLPALIGSIAIMLLIALITFPLGVGAAVYLEEYANDGYLTRFIQLNIANLAGVPSVVYGLLGLGLFVGFFNIGYGTVLAAAFTIALLILPIVIISAQEAIRAVPDSQRQASYGMGATKWQTIRNVVLPRAMPGIMTGTILALGRAIGETAPLIMIAAPTTVFGIPNSLFSKVSAMPLQIYNWASYPETEFQYGVVAAGVVTLLVVLLTINSIAILIRNRYQRRNAQ; this is translated from the coding sequence ATGGCAGCCGACACTCACGACGCACCCGTCGACTCCGGGTTCGGTCAGGTCAGCCGAGGGAAAGACGTCGCCTTTCGCTTGCTCGCGCTGGCGGCGACTCTCGTCGGAATCGTCTCGCTCGCGACGTTGCTGACGAACGTCGCCGTCGACGCAGTCGGCTGGCTCGACTGGGGATTCCTCACGAGCCCGCCCCATCCGAACCCGTACGAAGCCGGATTCCTCCCGGCACTGATCGGCTCTATCGCGATCATGCTCCTGATCGCGTTGATCACGTTCCCGCTCGGCGTCGGAGCTGCGGTCTACCTCGAGGAATATGCCAACGACGGCTACCTCACGCGGTTCATCCAGCTCAACATCGCTAACCTCGCGGGCGTCCCCTCGGTCGTTTACGGCCTGCTGGGGCTGGGCCTGTTCGTGGGCTTCTTTAATATCGGCTACGGGACGGTGCTGGCCGCGGCGTTTACCATCGCCCTGCTCATCCTTCCGATCGTGATAATCTCGGCCCAGGAGGCGATCCGGGCGGTACCCGACTCCCAGCGGCAGGCCTCATACGGGATGGGTGCGACGAAGTGGCAAACGATTCGAAACGTCGTTCTGCCGCGAGCCATGCCCGGGATCATGACCGGGACGATCCTCGCGCTTGGGCGAGCGATCGGCGAAACGGCACCGCTGATCATGATCGCTGCCCCGACGACGGTCTTCGGAATCCCCAACAGCCTCTTCAGTAAGGTCAGCGCCATGCCCCTGCAGATCTACAACTGGGCGTCCTACCCCGAAACGGAGTTCCAGTACGGCGTCGTCGCCGCCGGCGTCGTCACGCTACTCGTCGTCCTGCTTACGATCAACTCGATCGCGATCCTCATCCGGAACAGATATCAGCGGAGGAACGCACAATGA